The Leifsonia sp. 1010 genomic sequence CTGCCGCAGACGCCGACCGCGCCCGACGGCATCACCGTCGCGGACCTGGTCTCGCGTGGCCGGTACCCGCACCAGGGCTGGTTCCGGCGCTGGACGGCCGACGACGACGAAGCCGTGGCCGAGGCGATGACGGCGACCGGGATCACCGACCTCGCCGACCGGCCGGTGGACGAGCTCTCCGGCGGTCAGCGGCAGCGCGTGTGGATCGCGATGGCACTCGCCCAGCGCACCGACATCCTCCTGCTGGACGAGCCGACCACCTTCCTCGACCTCAGCCACCAGCTGGATGTGCTCGACCTCCTGCTCGACCTCAATGCCGCCCGCGGCACAACGGTCGTCATGGTGCTGCACGACCTCAACCTGGCCGCGCGGTATGCGGGACACCTGATCGCTATGCGCTCGGGTTCGGTCGTGGCGGCGGGAGACCCCGCCGCGGTGGTCACGGCGGAGCTCGTGCGCGACGTGTTCGGCGTCGAGTCGGTCATCGCCGACGACCCGGTGACCGGGACGCCGCTCGTCGTACCGCTCGGACGGCACCACACGGCGTAGGCCCGCTCGGCTAGTGTCGGCGTGACACGCCGTGCGGCGACCCCGACCGGAGGACCACGATGACCGACCTCTCGATCCCGTTTCTCGAGCAGCAGGAGCGGGAGCTCGTCCTGCCGTCGTTCGACCTCGCCGCAGCCTGGCGTCTGGGAAGTCTCATCATCGAGCGCGCGCTCGCGGCCGACGCCGGTGTGGCCGTCGACATCCGGCGCGGTGACCACATCCTGTTCCGCGCCATGCTGCCGGGAACGACGGTCGACCAGCAGGACTGGATCCGCAAGAAGGCGGCCGTCGTGCACCGGTTCGAGGCGAGCAGCGCCCTGGTGGCTCTCCGGCTGGCCGACGTGGATGTGGAGGGTCTCGGCTGGCTCGATGCCCGCGATTACGCGTTGACCGGTGGCTCGTTCCCGATCCGGGTCACCGGCACCGGCGTCGTCGGAGCGGTCACCGCCTCCGGCCTCACCTCGGAGGAGGACCACCTGCTGGTGACCGACGGCATCCGCGAATACCTGGCTTCGCTCGGGGAGTGAGGTAGCGGCGGTGAGCTAAACCGCCTCCTGCTCGCGGATCTCGTCCTGCAGATCGCGCAGGGTCGAGCGCAGGGCGCGCTCCGCGTCCAGCCCCTGCGCCTTGGCCGACGCGACGATGGCGAGCAGCAGCGGGCCGAGCTCGTCCTCGCTGGCCACCTGCACGCCGCCCGACTCCTGCAGGTCGAGCAGACCGACCTTCTGCGCGCGGCCGAGCAGCTTGTCGGCCAGCGCGAGCGAGGGCATGCCCTGGGGGATGCCGTCGAGCACGCTCGTGCGGCCCGGCTTCTCCTGCTTCTTCAGCTCGTCCCAGAACCCCACCACGTCGTCCGCGGTCTCGGCCCGGCGGGCGTCGGCGGCGGTCCGGTCGCCGAAGACGTGCGGGTGGCGGCCGACCATCTTCGCCGTCATGTGCGCGGCGACATCCTGGATGTCGAAGTCCTCCCCCGGCGTGTGCGCCGCGATGTCGGCGTGGAAGAGCACCTGGTACAGCACGTCGCCCAGCTCCTCGAGCAGCTCGTCGCGGTCACCGGTCTCGATGGCGTCGATGAGCTCGTAGGTCTCCTCGATCAGGTACTGCACCAGCGACTCGTGGGTCTGGTCGGCATCCCACGGGCACCCGCCCGGAGCGCGCAGGCGGGCCATCACGGCGACCAGCTCGTCGAGCTTCGTCGCGGCCTCCGGCACGACCACCGGTCCCGCATCCTGACCCACTGCCTCGCCCATGCCGACCTCCTCGCTCTACGATTCATCCATCCTGCCACCGGGTAGAGTCGTGAGCGGTGTGCCGGGAAGTCTGGTCGGCGTCGTTTTCGTGACCCCGCATGATTGGTGACCGCATGAGCCTCATCCGATCCGAGCGCACCGCCGCCGGACTCCTCCTCGGGGCGGCCGCGCTCGGCCTCCTCCTCGCCAACACGGCCGTGGGCCCCGCGCTGCTCGACGTGCAGCACGCCCACCTCGGAGCCGGGCCGCTCGACCTGAGCGTCGGCCATTGGATCAGCGACGGCCTGCTCGCGATCTTCTTCTTCATCGTCGCGGTCGAGCTCAAGCACGAGCTCGTCGTGGGCGAGCTGAACAGTGTGCAGAAGGCCATCCATCCCGCGATCGCGGCGGTCGCCGGTGTGATCGTTCCTGCGGGGATCTACCTGGCGCTGACCGTCGGCACCGGCGTGTCGCAGGGGTGGCCCATCCCGACGGCGACCGACATCGCCTTCGCGCTCGGCGTGCTCGCCGTCTTCGGCCGCGGCCTGCCGAACCGGCTGCGCGTCTTCCTGCTCGCCCTCGCGGTGCTCGACGACCTCATCGCGATCGTCATCATCGCCGTGTTCTTCACCACCGACCCGAACCTGCTGGAGCTGGCGCTCGCTGCCGTCACGGTCGCCGTCTTCGGCGTGCTGAGCCGGATGCTGCGCGGGCGGATGCGCTGGCCGCTCGGTGTCCTCATGGTGCTGCTCGCGCTGCTCACCTGGTGGCTGGTCTACGACTCCGGCGTGCACGCGACCATCGCGGGCGTGGCCCTCGGGCTCGTCATGGCGCGCCGGCCCGCCGGAAAGGTCACGCACGCGCTCGAACCGTGGTCGAACGGGCTTATCCTGCCGCTGTTCGCGTTCTCGGCGGCTCTGGTCCCCATCCCCGCCGTGTCGCCGTCGCAGCTGTCACCGGCGTTCTGGGGCATCCTTGTCGCCCTGCCGGTCGGCAAGCTCATCGGCATCACGCTGGGGGGATGGCTCGGCTCGTTCACGAAGCGCGGTGCCGAACGCGGGCGCATCTCGTTCTTCGGGCTCATCACCGTCGCCGCACTCGGCGGGATCGGCTTCACCGTGTCCCTGCTCATGAACGAGCTGGCGTTCGCGGGATCGGAGGAGGTGCGGGCGGAGGGCACGCTGGCCGTCCTGCTCGGGTCGGCTGTCGCGATCGTCGTCTCCGGTTTCCTCGTCAGCGCGCTGGCCCGGCGCAACCGGCGCGAGCATCCGCACCCGGACCCGCGGAAGCGGCCGCATCCGGAATCGCAGGCGGAACCGTCTGCCTGACCCCGCCGCATCCGTGGGTCGCAACACGCCGTTATGGACGCCGGATAACGGCGTGTTGCGACCCATGGATGCTTCGCCGGGTCGCGTCAGGAAGCGCGCTCGGCGGCGGCCGTCTCCTTCTCCGGGAACAGCGCACCCAGCAGGTCGGCGACCCAGGAGATCAGGGACGCGTCGTCGAGCGCCTCTCCGTTCACCCGGGGCAGCGGGACGGTCGCGACCTTCGGAGCCGCGTGGTACTTCGACCCCGGGTACATCCGCTGCAGGCGCACCTGCAGCGAGTCCGGAAGGATCGCCGGTGCCAACCGCAGGTTGGATCCCATCGCCACGACCTCGCCGAGCCCGGCTTTCTGCGCCGCGCGACGCAGCCGCGACACGGCGACGAGGTTGGTGACGGCCTCCGGCGGGGTGCCGTAGCGGTCGGTCAGCTCCTCCAGCACGAGGTCGATCTGGCCATCCTTCGCGGCGGGCGAGCTCGCGGTCGACAGCTTCTGGTACGCCTCGAGCCGCAGCCGCTCGCTGTCGACGTACTCCTCGGGGATGTGCGCGTCGACAGGCAGCTCCAGCCGCAGCTCCGTCTGGCCCTCCGCGACCTCGCCGCGGAACGTGGAGACGGCCTCGCCGATCATGCGGAGGTAGAGGTCGAAGCCGACGCCCGCGATGTGACCCGACTGCTCGCCGCCGAGCAGGTTGCCCGCTCCACGGATCTCGAGGTCTTTCAGCGCGACCTGCATGCCGCTGCCGAGGTCGTTGTTCGCGGCGATGGTCGAGAGCCGGTCGTGGGCGGTCTCGCTCAGCGGCTTGTTCTCATCCCACAGGAAGTACGCGTACGCGCGCTCGCGGCCGCGGCCGACACGACCGCGCAGCTGGTGCAGCTGGCTCAGGCCGTACTTGTCGGCGCGGTCGATGATGATCGTGTTCGCGTTGGCGATGTCGAGGCCGGTCTCGATGATCGTCGTGGAGACCAGCACGTCGAAGCGCCGCTCCCAGAAGTCGACGACCACCTGCTCCAGCGCATGCTCGTTCATCTTGCCGTGGGCGACGCCGATGCGGGCCTCCGGCACCAGCTCCGCCAGCTTCGCGGCCATGCTCGTGATCGAGCCGACGCGGTTGTGCACGAAGAACACCTGACCCTCGCGCAGCAGCTCGCGACGGATCGCCGCCGCCACCTGCTTGTCCGAGTACGGACCGACGAAGGTGAGGATCGGGTGCCGGTCCTCCGGCGGCGTCGCGAGCGTCGACATCTCGCGGATGCCGGTGACCGCCATCTCCAGGGTTCGCGGGATCGGCGTCGCGCTCATCGCCAGGATGTCGACGTTGGTCTTCAGCTTCTTCAGCGCGTCCTTGTGCTCGACGCCGAACCGCTGCTCCTCGTCGATGATCACGAGTCCGAGATCTTTGAAGCTCACGCCGTCGGCCAGGATGCGGTGGGTGCCGATCACCACATCCACCGTGCCGTCGGCCATGCCGCGCAGGGTCTCGCGCGCCTCCTTGTCGGTCTGGAAGCGGCTGAGCTGGCGCAGGTGGATGGGGAAGCCGGCGAAGCGCTCTTGGAACGTCTCGGCGTGCTGCTTCACGAGCAGCGTGGTGGGAACGAGCACCGCGACCTGCTTGCCGTCCTGAACC encodes the following:
- a CDS encoding heme-degrading domain-containing protein, encoding MTDLSIPFLEQQERELVLPSFDLAAAWRLGSLIIERALAADAGVAVDIRRGDHILFRAMLPGTTVDQQDWIRKKAAVVHRFEASSALVALRLADVDVEGLGWLDARDYALTGGSFPIRVTGTGVVGAVTASGLTSEEDHLLVTDGIREYLASLGE
- a CDS encoding ABC transporter ATP-binding protein, whose translation is MTYETPSAVPELAARDLSLAYEGRVVVDGLDLDIPAGRVTAIVGPNACGKSTLLRGLSRLLQPASGSVLLDGSDIHSLPTKQVAQRLGLLPQTPTAPDGITVADLVSRGRYPHQGWFRRWTADDDEAVAEAMTATGITDLADRPVDELSGGQRQRVWIAMALAQRTDILLLDEPTTFLDLSHQLDVLDLLLDLNAARGTTVVMVLHDLNLAARYAGHLIAMRSGSVVAAGDPAAVVTAELVRDVFGVESVIADDPVTGTPLVVPLGRHHTA
- the nhaA gene encoding Na+/H+ antiporter NhaA; its protein translation is MSLIRSERTAAGLLLGAAALGLLLANTAVGPALLDVQHAHLGAGPLDLSVGHWISDGLLAIFFFIVAVELKHELVVGELNSVQKAIHPAIAAVAGVIVPAGIYLALTVGTGVSQGWPIPTATDIAFALGVLAVFGRGLPNRLRVFLLALAVLDDLIAIVIIAVFFTTDPNLLELALAAVTVAVFGVLSRMLRGRMRWPLGVLMVLLALLTWWLVYDSGVHATIAGVALGLVMARRPAGKVTHALEPWSNGLILPLFAFSAALVPIPAVSPSQLSPAFWGILVALPVGKLIGITLGGWLGSFTKRGAERGRISFFGLITVAALGGIGFTVSLLMNELAFAGSEEVRAEGTLAVLLGSAVAIVVSGFLVSALARRNRREHPHPDPRKRPHPESQAEPSA
- a CDS encoding MazG family protein produces the protein MGEAVGQDAGPVVVPEAATKLDELVAVMARLRAPGGCPWDADQTHESLVQYLIEETYELIDAIETGDRDELLEELGDVLYQVLFHADIAAHTPGEDFDIQDVAAHMTAKMVGRHPHVFGDRTAADARRAETADDVVGFWDELKKQEKPGRTSVLDGIPQGMPSLALADKLLGRAQKVGLLDLQESGGVQVASEDELGPLLLAIVASAKAQGLDAERALRSTLRDLQDEIREQEAV